A stretch of the Corylus avellana chromosome ca6, CavTom2PMs-1.0 genome encodes the following:
- the LOC132185355 gene encoding uncharacterized protein LOC132185355 — protein MVSCVLPISNELAVGNIVRRVLHIIREEDLSLTTAAIAGLGVSAVSDDDDDAEHNDHPVLSAASLAAAARSTLCPPSLQTLLEDVPDSAAIPHTSSSGGDSDGKSRCELSSFYFIQL, from the exons ATGGTTTCCTGTGTGCTTCCCATATCAAATG AGCTTGCTGTCGGTAATATTGTGAGGCGTGTTTTGCACATTATTAGGGAGGAGGATCTATCTCTCACAACGGCTGCTATTGCTGGTTTGGGCGTATCCGCTGttagtgatgatgatgatgatgctgagCACAATGATCATCCAGTTCTATCAGCTGCTTCTCTTGCTGCTGCTGCAAGAAGCACTTTGTGTCCACCTTCCTTGCAGACCCTTCTTGAGGATGTGCCTGACTCAGCAGCTATTCCTCACACTTCTTCCTCTGGGGGTGATTCTGATGGAAAAAGCAGATGTGAGCTCagcagtttttattttattcagttatAA